One genomic region from Oncorhynchus keta strain PuntledgeMale-10-30-2019 unplaced genomic scaffold, Oket_V2 Un_contig_29970_pilon_pilon, whole genome shotgun sequence encodes:
- the LOC127923515 gene encoding nematocyst expressed protein 3-like, translating to MAPCPSNHRVLMAPCPSNHRVLMAPCPSNHRVLMAPCPSNHRVLMAPCPSNHRVLMAPCPSNHQVLMAPCPSNHRVLMAPCPSNHRVLMAPCPSNHRVLMAPCPSNHRVLMAPCPSNHQVLMAPCPSNHRVLMAPCPPNHRVLMAPCPSNHRVLMAPCPSNHQVLMAPCPSNHQVLMAPCPSNHQVLMAPCPSNHQVLMAPCPSNHRVLMAPCPSNHQVLMAPCPSNHRVLMAPCPLTTLTSMTIKHLSSQQYHAFTTHLTVMINLKKEVQQQVEPVYNMVVVDAVPKPNTMKWTVLSKVMINSEHP from the exons atggctccatgtccctctaaccatcgggtcctaatggctccatgtccctctaaccatcgggtcctaatggctccatgtccctctaaccatcgggtcctaatggctccatgtccctctaaccatcgg gtcctaatggctccatgtccctctaaccatcgggtcctaatggctccatgtccctctaaccatcaggtcctaatggctccatgtccctctaaccatcgggtcctaatggctccatgtccctctaaccatcgggtcctaatggctccatgtccctctaaccatcgggtcctaatggctccatgtccctctaaccatcgggtcctaatggctccatgtccctctaaccatcaggtcctaatggctccatgtccctctaaccatcgggtcctaatggctccatgtccccctaaccatcgggtcctaatggctccatgtccctctaaccatcgg gtcctaatggctccatgtccctctaaccatcaggtcctaatggctccatgtccctctaaccatcaggtcctaatggctccatgtccctctaaccatcaggtcctaatggctccatgtccctctaaccatcaggtcctaatggctccatgtccctctaaccatcgg gtcctaatggctccatgtccctctaaccatcaggtcctaatggctccatgtccctctaaccatcgggtcctaatggctccatgtcccctaaccactctgacatcaatgacAATCAAACACTTATCATCACAACAGTATCATGCTTTTacaactcacctcactgtgatgatcaatttgaagaaagaagttcaacagcaGGTTGAACCAGTGTATAACATGGTCGTTGTGGATGCTGTTCCAAAGCCCAACACAATGAAATGGACAgtgctttctaaggtgatgattaattCAGAACACCCATAG